The DNA sequence GCTGACCTTCGGCCTCGCCCTCATTCTCGAGGAGGCCGTGCGCATCCTCTATGGGCCAACCGCGAAGGGCATCGACCCGCCCGCGTACCTCCAGGGCGCCTTCGCGCTGGGAAACCTGCTCTATCCGCGCTACCGGCTCTTCGTCATTGGGCTCGGCCTCGTTGTCGCGATGGCAGTGTGGCTCTTCCTCCGCAAGACACGCGCCGGGCTCGTCATCCGCGCCGTGGCCCAGAACAGCGAGATGGCCGATTGCCTCGGCGCCAATGTGGCGCGCGTCCGCACCCTCGTCTTCGGCGCCGCCTGCGCCCTCGCCGGGCTCGGCGGCGTGGCGGCGGCGCCCATGACGACGGCCTACCTGGGGATGGGCATCGGCGTCATTGTCGACGCCTTCGTCGTCGTCGTCATTGGCGGCCTCGGCAGCATCGGGGGCTCGATCGCGGGCAGCCTCATCGTGGGCGCCGCCCAGACGTGGGGCGCCTTCTACCTGCCGGAAACGGCCATGGTCATCATGTACGCCGTGATGGGCGCCATCCTCATCTTCCGGCCCTGGGGCCTCTTCGGCGAGGAGGAATGAGAGGGACGCGAGGGCTGGCGGCGGTGGCCCTGGTGGCGCTCGCGGTGGTGCCGTGGCTGGCCGCGCGCCACCAGCTCTCGCTCCTCACCGACCTCCTCATCTACGGCCTGTTCGCCCTCTCGCTCGATCTCATCATGGGCTACACGGGCATGGTCTCCTTCGGCCACGCCGCCTACTTCGGCCTCGGCGCCTACGCGAGCGCCCTCGTGCTCATCCACTTCGCCCAGCCGGTGCCCGTGGCGCTGCTCGCGGGCGCGCTGCTCGCGGGCGTGGTCGCCCTGCCCGTCGGCTGGTTCTCCACGCGCGCCACCGGCATCTACTTCGCGATGCTGACCCTGGCCTTCGCGCAATTGCTCTACACCGTCGCCTACAAGTGGCGCGAGCTCACCGGCGGCTCCGACGGCATCGCGGGCGTGCCCAAGACAACGCTCTTCTGGGGTGGGCCGAGCCTGGCCACGCCCCAGGCGTTCTATGCGCTGGTCGCTGCCTGTGTCGTGCTCTCGCTCGTCCTCTGCCGGGCGGTGGTCCGCTCGCCCTTCGGCCACGCGCTGGAGGCGATCCGCGAGAACGAGCGACGCTTCATGAGCCTCGGGCGCGACCCGCGGCCCTTCAAGCTCGTCGTCTTCGTCATCGCCGCTGTGTTCGCGGGCCTCGCCGGCGCGCTCTTCGCACCCTTCCGGGGCTTCGCCTCGCCCGAGGTCATGTTCTGGGTCTTTTCCGGCCAGGGACTCATGATGGTGATCATGGGCGGCATCGGCACCCTCGTCGGCCCGATCCTGGGCGCCATGGTCTTCATCCTCATCCAGGAGGTGCTCTCGAGCTACACGGAGCACTGGATGATCTTCACGGGCGTCGTGTTCGTCCTGATGGTGATCTTTCTCCCGGACGGGCTGGTGGGAACGGCCCGGCGGCTCTGGGCGCGCGGGTGACCGCGCTGCTGGAGACTCGCGGCCTCGGGCGCGCCTTCGGGGCGCTCCAGGCCGTGGCCGGGGTCAGCCTCGCGGTGGAGCCGGGGGAAGTCCGCGCGGTCATCGGACCGAACGGCGCGGGCAAGACGACCCTCTTCCACCTCATCTCCGGTCTGCTCGCGCCCACCTCGGGTCGCGTGCTCTTCCGCGGCGACGACGTGACCGCGCTCCCCGCCCCCGCGCGCTGCCGCCGCGGCATCTCGCGCACCTTCCAGATCACCAGCATCTTCCCGGATCTCTCCGTGCTGGAGAACGTCCGGATCGCCGTGCAGCTCCGGAGCGGAGGCAACTTCCGCCTCGTGGGCGGCCGGGCCACCCTCGAGGCGAGCGAGACGCGGGCGCGCGCGAGCCTCGACTCGCTCGGCCTTCTCGGCCGCGCCGTGGAGCCGGCGTCGACCCTCCCCCACGGCGATCAACGCCTGCTCGAGATCGCCATGGCCGTCGCCCAGGAGCCCGAGCTCCTCCTGCTCGATGAGCCGACGCAGGGGCTGTCGCCCGAGGACACGGTAGCCACCGTGGCGGTCATCCGGCAGGTCGCGCGCGAGCGGAAGCTGACCATCATCCTCGTCGAGCACGACATGGACGTGGTCTTCGACCTCGCCGATCGGATCAGCGTGCTCCACTTCGGCCAGCTCATCGCCGAGGGCACGCCCGACCACATCCGGGCGAACGCCGAGGTGCAGCGGGCCTATCTCGGAGGCGCGGAGTGACGCTCCTCGCCGTCGACGCCCTCCAGACCTTCTACGGCAAGAGCCACGTGCTGCGCGACGTCTCCTTCACGGTCCCGGCGGGGGAGATCACCGTGCTCCTCGGCCGCAACGGCGCGGGCAAGACGACGACCCTGCGCTCGATCATGGGGCTGACGGCGCCGAGGGGCGGCGTGGTGCGCTTCAAGGGCCGCGACATCACCGGACACGCGCCGCACGAGATCTTCCACCTGGGAATAGGGTATGTCCCCGAGGGCCGCCAGATCTTTCCCCATCTTGACGTCGGCGAGAATCTCCGCCTGGCCGAGCGTCGCGTCGACGGCGACTCGAGCTGGACGCGCGAGCGTATCTTCACCTACTTCCCCGTCTTGCGCGAGCGGTGGCGGCAGCGGGGGCGGAGCCTCTCCGGCGGCGAGCAGCAGATGCTGGCCATCGCGCGCGCGCTGGCCGGCAATCCCGAGCTGCTCATGCTCGATGAGCCCTCGCAAGGTCTGGCGCCTCGACTCGTGCGCGAGCTCGAGTCGCTGATGATCCGACTCAAGGCCGGCGGGGTGACCATCCTGCT is a window from the Candidatus Methylomirabilota bacterium genome containing:
- a CDS encoding branched-chain amino acid ABC transporter permease; this encodes MANLGEQLLNALTLAGLLFLVSAGLSLVFGILRVVNFAHGVFYMLGAYLGYTTVVLTGWFWPALVIVPPVVGVLGALLESSTLRFIYRRPPIYQLLLTFGLALILEEAVRILYGPTAKGIDPPAYLQGAFALGNLLYPRYRLFVIGLGLVVAMAVWLFLRKTRAGLVIRAVAQNSEMADCLGANVARVRTLVFGAACALAGLGGVAAAPMTTAYLGMGIGVIVDAFVVVVIGGLGSIGGSIAGSLIVGAAQTWGAFYLPETAMVIMYAVMGAILIFRPWGLFGEEE
- a CDS encoding ABC transporter ATP-binding protein, encoding MTLLAVDALQTFYGKSHVLRDVSFTVPAGEITVLLGRNGAGKTTTLRSIMGLTAPRGGVVRFKGRDITGHAPHEIFHLGIGYVPEGRQIFPHLDVGENLRLAERRVDGDSSWTRERIFTYFPVLRERWRQRGRSLSGGEQQMLAIARALAGNPELLMLDEPSQGLAPRLVRELESLMIRLKAGGVTILLVEQNARMALGVCDQVLVLGKGAVVFAGSTAEFRRREAELKGRYLSV
- a CDS encoding ABC transporter ATP-binding protein → MTALLETRGLGRAFGALQAVAGVSLAVEPGEVRAVIGPNGAGKTTLFHLISGLLAPTSGRVLFRGDDVTALPAPARCRRGISRTFQITSIFPDLSVLENVRIAVQLRSGGNFRLVGGRATLEASETRARASLDSLGLLGRAVEPASTLPHGDQRLLEIAMAVAQEPELLLLDEPTQGLSPEDTVATVAVIRQVARERKLTIILVEHDMDVVFDLADRISVLHFGQLIAEGTPDHIRANAEVQRAYLGGAE
- a CDS encoding branched-chain amino acid ABC transporter permease, whose translation is MRGTRGLAAVALVALAVVPWLAARHQLSLLTDLLIYGLFALSLDLIMGYTGMVSFGHAAYFGLGAYASALVLIHFAQPVPVALLAGALLAGVVALPVGWFSTRATGIYFAMLTLAFAQLLYTVAYKWRELTGGSDGIAGVPKTTLFWGGPSLATPQAFYALVAACVVLSLVLCRAVVRSPFGHALEAIRENERRFMSLGRDPRPFKLVVFVIAAVFAGLAGALFAPFRGFASPEVMFWVFSGQGLMMVIMGGIGTLVGPILGAMVFILIQEVLSSYTEHWMIFTGVVFVLMVIFLPDGLVGTARRLWARG